In Malus sylvestris chromosome 16, drMalSylv7.2, whole genome shotgun sequence, the following are encoded in one genomic region:
- the LOC126607031 gene encoding uncharacterized protein LOC126607031 isoform X1 codes for MLKLQRLSLAMALKPHRLHSIADTTSQSGPKKARTMTTETSSMKDAFSKYADYLNNLNDKRERVVKASRDITINSKKVIFQVHRISKHNKEEVLQKAEKDLVAVTDQYISRLVRELQGTDFWKLRRAYSPGVQEYVEAATFCKFCRTGTLLNLEEINATLLPLSDPSLEPLQINVLDYLLGLADLTGELMRLAIGRISDGELEFADKICKFVREIYRELTLVVPFMDESNDMKTKMDTMLQSVMKIENACFGVHVRGSQYMPLLGSDDPTSFLLAVPDFEI; via the exons ATGTTGAAGTTGCAGCGGTTATCTCTCGCGATGGCTCTCAAACCCCACCGCCTTCACTCca TTGCAGATACGACGTCGCAGAGCGGACCCAAAAAGGCGAGGACGATGACCACCGAAACCTCCTCCATGAAAGACGCCTTCTCCAAATACGCCGATTACCTCAACAATCTT AATGACAAGCGGGAAAGGGTCGTAAAAGCAAGTCGCGATATCACCATTAACAGCAAAAAGGTCATCTTTCAGGTTCACAG AATCAGTAAACACAACAAAGAGGAAGTCCTGCAGAAGGCTGAAAAGGATTTAGTAGCTGTGACGGATCAGTACATTTCCCGGCTGGTTAGAGAGCTGCAGGGGACTGATTTTTGGAAGCTGAGACGAGCATACTCACCTGGG GTACAAGAATATGTTGAAGCTGCAACCTTCTGTAAATTTTGCAGGACTGGGACTCTTTTAAATCTTGAGGAGATAAATGCCACCTTGCTGCCACTCAGTGATCCGTCTCTTGAACCTTTGCAGATCAATGTACTTGATTATCTGCTCGGG CTTGCAGATTTGACTGGAGAGCTGATGCGGCTGGCAATTGGTCGAATTTCAGATGGAGAACTTGAATTTGCTGATAAGATATGCAAGTTTGTGCGTGAAATTTACAGGGAACTGACCCTTGTTGTTCCATTTATGGATGAGAGCAATGACATGAAGACAAAAATGGATACAATGCTTCAAAGTGTTATGAAGATAGAAAATG CTTGCTTCGGTGTTCATGTGAGAGGATCACAGTATATGCCGCTACTTGGCTCCGACGATCCAACTTCCTTCTTATTGGCAGTGCCCGATTTTGAAATATga
- the LOC126607024 gene encoding D-aminoacyl-tRNA deacylase-like translates to MAKLLNPTSFKAISHFIASRGKTVNKSIFPLRNAASCTATETTKEMVTLIVATTTDPASINPAHALLAMPGWDPSPSCLQDMKGFANGGGGVRVLLHSRGIVEEDDLDRRWEEATGERVDEVIFLSKHTAVSNRPALTVHPIGIPHLREGEAGPQGGKPGWAAPPSPRIGPWLRHLKKLAQAHNLVPEFEITLEGTHHGPVTNTPTMFVEIGSTDEYWKRQDAAQVIALLVWEGLGLGGGVAVGNWNGEKDKNKILLGLGGGHYAPRHMDIVLKDGVWVGHLLSGYSLPMEDPNQSKAGTNAKDTKDIGGTWKHAIKAAFEATQSAFPGGEVIAHLDQKSFKSWEKNAITAFLGEQNIKIGKPNDFN, encoded by the exons ATGGCAAAGCTCCTCAACCCGACGTCGTTTAAGGCCATCTCTCACTTCATTGCCAGTCGCGGCAAAACAGTAAACAAAAGCATTTTTCCCCTCCGCAACGCTGCTAGCTGCACAGCCACAGAAACGACAAAGGAGATGGTGACGCTGATCGTGGCGACGACGACCGACCCGGCCTCCATCAACCCGGCCCATGCCCTCCTAGCCATGCCCGGGTGGGACCCCTCCCCTTCCTGTTTACAGGACATGAAGGGGTTTGCtaatggaggaggaggagtgaGAGTTTTGCTACACAGCAGGGGAATTGTGGAAGAAGACGACTTGGACAGGCGGTGGGAGGAGGCCACCGGGGAGCGAGTCGACGAGGTGATATTCCTGAGCAAACACACCGCCGTCTCCAACCGGCCGGCACTGACGGTACACCCGATCGGAATCCCTCATCTGCGGGAAGGCGAGGCTGGGCCGCAAGGCGGGAAGCCGGGTTGGGCTGCGCCGCCAAGCCCCCGCATTGGACCCTGGCTCAGGCACCTGAAGAAGCTTGCCCAAGCCCACAACCTGGTTCCTGAGTTCGAG ATTACATTGGAGGGTACGCATCATGGACCGGTAACGAATACGCCCACTATGTTCGTAGAGATTG GCAGTACAGATGAGTACTGGAAAAGGCAGGATGCAGCACAAGTTATTGCTCTA TTGGTTTGGGAAGGACTTGGGCTTGGAGGAGGAGTTGCTGTTGGAAACTGGAACGG GGAGAAGGATAAGAATAAAATTCTTCTTGGATTAGGTGGTGGACATTATGCTCCTCGGCATATGGATATAGTCCT GAAAGATGGGGTGTGGGTAGGCCATCTACTTTCGGGTTATTCCTTGCCGATGGAAGATCCAAATCAGTCCAAAGCAGGAACAAATGCAAAAGATACGAAGGACATTGGTGGAACTTGGAAACACGCAATCAAAGCAGCATTTGAGGCTACCCAGTCGGCTTTCCCTGGTGGGGAAGTTATAGCTCATCTTGATCAAAA GAGTTTTAAAAGCTGGGAAAAGAACGCTATAACGGCTTTCTTAGGCGAGCAGAACATCAAAATTGGCAAACCCAACGATTTCAACTAG
- the LOC126607028 gene encoding cytosolic sulfotransferase 12-like, giving the protein MKTPQPPPVVPRYLQENEPSQEDKDLISSLPTEKGWIGNSLHKYQGFWQATAHMQGVLACQKHFRALESDIILVTTPKSGTTWLMAILFALVKRAHYLDLRRHPLLTENPHVLVPCLELDVYTDKQVLPDLSSLAPPRLFSTHLPYVSLPDSVKHSGCKVVYLSRDPKDAFVSLWHFVNKLRPVGSGTMSLHEALDKFCRGVSSFGPFWDHVLGFWNESLKRPESAFFIKFEEMKQEPALQLRRLAEFLGCPFSLEEETHGIVDGILRLCSFDNLSNLVVNKSGKLPAGMENSAFFRKGEVGDSTNYLTTAMVKKLDSITQEKLYGSGLKF; this is encoded by the coding sequence ATGAAAACACCTCAACCTCCTCCTGTTGTTCCCCGATACTTGCAAGAAAATGAACCTAGCCAAGAAGACAAAGACCTTATATCCTCTCTACCTACAGAAAAAGGTTGGATTGGAAATAGCCTTCACAAGTACCAAGGTTTTTGGCAGGCAACTGCGCACATGCAGGGAGTTTTGGCATGCCAGAAACACTTTCGAGCTCTAGAATCTGATATCATTCTCGTTACCACTCCCAAATCAGGCACGACTTGGCTCATGGCAATTTTGTTTGCCCTAGTGAAACGAGCGCACTATCTGGACCTTCGGCGACACCCTTTGCTCACAGAAAACCCTCATGTTCTTGTGCCCTGTTTGGAGTTAGATGTCTACACTGACAAACAGGTACTTCCTGACCTCTCCTCCCTGGCCCCTCCGAGGCTCTTTTCGACTCATTTACCGTATGTGTCTCTGCCGGATTCTGTCAAACATTCCGGTTGCAAAGTTGTTTACTTGTCTAGAGATCCTAAAGATGCTTTTGTTTCACTTTGGCACTTCGTGAACAAACTGAGACCCGTGGGTAGTGGAACCATGTCACTTCACGAAGCGTTAGATAAGTTCTGCCGGGGAGTGAGTTCGTTCGGACCCTTTTGGGATCATGTACTGGGGTTTTGGAACGAGAGCTTAAAGAGACCTGAAAGTGCATTTTTCATCAAGTTTGAGGAAATGAAACAAGAGCCCGCTCTTCAACTGAGGAGGCTGGCCGAGTTCTTGGGGTGCCCATTTTCCCTGGAAGAAGAGACGCATGGAATTGTGGACGGTATCTTAAGGTTGTGTAGTTTTGACAATTTAAGCAATTTGGTTGTGAATAAAAGTGGGAAATTGCCGGCCGGTATGGAGAATAGTGCATTCTTTAGGAAAGGTGAAGTTGGAGATTCGACGAATTATTTGACCACTGCGATGGTGAAAAAACTAGACTCCATTACTCAAGAGAAGTTGTATGGTTCCGGGCTAAAGTTCTAG
- the LOC126607026 gene encoding cytosolic sulfotransferase 12-like → MKAPQPPPPDVPRYLQEKEHSQEDKDFIFSLPTEKGWVADGLHKYHGFWLSTKQMHGVLACQKHFQAVDSDIVLVTTVKSGTTWLKALMFALVKRAHYLDPQRHPLLTENPHVLVPCLEFDVYTDKQVLPDLSSLSRPRLISTHLPYVCLPDSVKHSGCKVVYAWRDPKDVFVSLWHFSNKLRPVGSGTMSLDEAFDKFCRGVNTSGPFWDHVLGFWKESLKRPESAFFIKYEEMKEEPALHLRRLAEFLGCPFSPEEETHGVVDGILRLCSFDNLSNLVVNKSGKLPAGIENSAFFRKGEVGDWMNNLTPEMVKKLDSITQEKLHGSGLKF, encoded by the coding sequence ATGAAAGCACCTCAACCTCCTCCTCCTGATGTTCCCCGATACTTGCAAGAAAAGGAACACAGCCAAGAAGACAAAGACTTTATATTCTCTCTACCTACAGAAAAAGGTTGGGTTGCAGATGGCCTTCACAAGTACCATGGTTTTTGGCTGTCAACTAAGCAAATGCATGGAGTTTTGGCATGCCAGAAACACTTCCAAGCCGTAGATTCTGATATCGTTCTTGTTACCACTGTCAAATCAGGCACCACTTGGCTCAAGGCACTTATGTTTGCCCTTGTGAAACGAGCGCACTATCTGGACCCTCAGCGACACCCTTTGCTCACAGAAAATCCTCATGTTCTTGTGCCCTGTTTGGAGTTCGATGTCTACACCGACAAACAGGTACTTCCTGACCTCTCCTCCCTGTCCCGTCCAAGGCTCATTTCGACTCATCTACCGTATGTTTGTCTGCCGGATTCTGTCAAGCATTCGGGTTGCAAAGTTGTTTACGCGTGGAGAGATCCTAAAGATGTGTTTGTTTCACTTTGGCACTTCTCGAACAAACTGAGGCCAGTGGGTAGTGGAACCATGTCACTTGACGAAGCGTTCGATAAGTTCTGCCGGGGAGTGAATACGTCCGGACCCTTTTGGGATCACGTACTCGGGTTTTGGAAGGAGAGCTTAAAGAGGCCTGAAAGTGCATTTTTCATAAAGTATGAGGAAATGAAAGAAGAGCCCGCTCTTCACCTGAGGAGGCTGGCCGAGTTCTTGGGGTGCCCATTTTCCCCGGAAGAAGAGACACATGGAGTTGTGGACGGTATCTTAAGGTTGTGTAGTTTTGACAATTTAAGCAATTTGGTTGTGAATAAAAGTGGGAAATTGCCGGCCGGTATCGAGAATAGTGCCTTCTTTAGGAAAGGTGAAGTTGGAGATTGGATGAATAATTTGACCCCTGAGATGGTGAAAAAACTAGACTCCATTACTCAAGAGAAGTTGCATGGTTCCGGGCTAAAGTTCTAG
- the LOC126607031 gene encoding uncharacterized protein LOC126607031 isoform X2 codes for MLKLQRLSLAMALKPHRLHSIADTTSQSGPKKARTMTTETSSMKDAFSKYADYLNNLNDKRERVVKASRDITINSKKVIFQVHRISKHNKEEVLQKAEKDLVAVTDQYISRLVRELQGTDFWKLRRAYSPGVQEYVEAATFCKFCRTGTLLNLEEINATLLPLSDPSLEPLQINVLDYLLGLADLTGELMRLAIGRISDGELEFADKICKFVREIYRELTLVVPFMDESNDMKTKMDTMLQSVMKIENACFGVHVRGSEYMPLLGSDDPTSFLLAVPDVEI; via the exons ATGTTGAAGTTGCAGCGGTTATCTCTCGCGATGGCTCTCAAACCCCACCGCCTTCACTCca TTGCAGATACGACGTCGCAGAGCGGACCCAAAAAGGCGAGGACGATGACCACCGAAACCTCCTCCATGAAAGACGCCTTCTCCAAATACGCCGATTACCTCAACAATCTT AATGACAAGCGGGAAAGGGTCGTAAAAGCAAGTCGCGATATCACCATTAACAGCAAAAAGGTCATCTTTCAGGTTCACAG AATCAGTAAACACAACAAAGAGGAAGTCCTGCAGAAGGCTGAAAAGGATTTAGTAGCTGTGACGGATCAGTACATTTCCCGGCTGGTTAGAGAGCTGCAGGGGACTGATTTTTGGAAGCTGAGACGAGCATACTCACCTGGG GTACAAGAATATGTTGAAGCTGCAACCTTCTGTAAATTTTGCAGGACTGGGACTCTTTTAAATCTTGAGGAGATAAATGCCACCTTGCTGCCACTCAGTGATCCGTCTCTTGAACCTTTGCAGATCAATGTACTTGATTATCTGCTCGGG CTTGCAGATTTGACTGGAGAGCTGATGCGGCTGGCAATTGGTCGAATTTCAGATGGAGAACTTGAATTTGCTGATAAGATATGCAAGTTTGTGCGTGAAATTTACAGGGAACTGACCCTTGTTGTTCCATTTATGGATGAGAGCAATGACATGAAGACAAAAATGGATACAATGCTTCAAAGTGTTATGAAGATAGAAAATG CTTGCTTCGGTGTTCATGTGAGAGGATCAGAGTATATGCCGCTACTTGGCTCCGACGATCCAACTTCCTTCTTATTGGCAGTGCCCGATGTCGAAATATGA